Proteins encoded within one genomic window of Rhizobium favelukesii:
- a CDS encoding ISNCY family transposase → MRHISVTTKKELIAALAKRYLQGSREEKSRILDQFVAISGMHRKHAMRLLRGTHNQVASRPRPRIYDEAARQALIVLWESSDRVCGKRLKALLPTLVISMERHGHLNLDDRVRALLLQMSAATMDRALKDIRETAGGRRRRHSVASSALRRSVPVRTFSDWDDPAPGFVEADLVSHSGPVARGSFVQTLVLTDIASGWTECAPLLVREQKLLTEVLSELRRLMPFPLLGFDTDNDSVFINETIRDYCLDSNIEFTRCRPYRKNDQAFVEQKNGSIVRRIVGYHRYEGVEAAATLADLYRSVRLFINFFQPSFKLREKRRDGAVVKKIYHPPATPYQRLLADPRTPTEVRNRLSHIGDQLDPVKLLRDIRTAQQRLVEVASNASLSTATPDIETFLQNLRHAWTEGEVRPTAKAKPKLRRERRRPDPLIRVTDDLRSWFEEEPWRTGRELLERLQARYPNEYPDGLLRTVQRRVKEWRRNKAHAMIFGANSETAQLSAT, encoded by the coding sequence ATGAGGCACATCAGCGTGACGACCAAGAAAGAATTGATTGCAGCTTTAGCAAAGCGCTACCTCCAAGGCAGCCGAGAGGAAAAATCGCGCATTCTCGATCAGTTCGTTGCGATCAGCGGCATGCACCGGAAACATGCGATGCGGTTACTCCGCGGCACACATAATCAAGTCGCGTCTCGACCACGTCCTCGGATCTATGACGAAGCCGCCCGCCAAGCGCTTATCGTGTTGTGGGAGTCGTCCGACCGTGTTTGTGGAAAGCGGCTAAAGGCGCTGCTCCCGACGCTGGTCATCTCCATGGAGCGGCACGGACACCTCAACCTGGATGACCGGGTTCGGGCTCTGTTATTGCAGATGAGCGCCGCGACGATGGATCGCGCTCTGAAAGACATTCGCGAAACAGCGGGCGGCCGGCGACGCCGGCATTCGGTGGCTTCGTCTGCGTTAAGGCGTAGCGTCCCCGTCCGGACATTCTCTGACTGGGATGATCCCGCGCCTGGGTTTGTTGAAGCAGATCTTGTCTCCCACTCCGGCCCCGTTGCGCGGGGCAGCTTCGTCCAAACGCTAGTCCTCACCGATATTGCCAGTGGCTGGACGGAATGTGCGCCTCTGCTTGTGCGTGAGCAGAAGCTTCTGACGGAAGTGTTGAGTGAGTTGCGGCGTCTGATGCCGTTTCCGCTGCTCGGCTTCGATACGGACAATGACAGCGTGTTCATCAACGAAACGATCAGGGATTACTGCCTTGATTCCAATATCGAGTTCACGCGTTGCCGTCCCTACCGCAAGAATGATCAGGCTTTCGTCGAGCAGAAGAATGGGTCGATCGTTCGCCGCATTGTTGGTTATCATCGCTATGAGGGGGTCGAGGCCGCTGCGACCCTGGCCGATCTATACCGATCGGTGCGCTTGTTCATAAACTTCTTTCAGCCATCCTTTAAGCTGCGGGAGAAGCGTCGCGATGGCGCGGTGGTCAAAAAGATCTATCATCCTCCTGCGACACCCTATCAGAGGCTCTTGGCAGATCCGAGAACACCGACCGAAGTCCGAAATCGGCTATCGCACATCGGCGATCAGTTGGATCCTGTGAAACTATTGCGCGATATTCGAACAGCGCAGCAGCGTCTTGTCGAGGTTGCCAGCAATGCCTCGCTGTCAACAGCCACGCCGGATATCGAAACGTTCTTGCAGAACCTGCGCCACGCCTGGACGGAAGGCGAAGTCCGTCCGACGGCCAAAGCGAAACCAAAACTGCGCCGAGAGCGACGTAGACCAGACCCGCTCATCCGCGTGACCGACGATCTCCGCTCTTGGTTTGAGGAGGAACCTTGGCGGACAGGCCGCGAGTTGCTCGAGCGGCTTCAAGCGCGTTATCCGAATGAGTACCCCGACGGACTCCTGCGAACAGTGCAACGGCGCGTCAAAGAGTGGCGTCGAAATAAAGCCCATGCCATGATCTTCGGCGCAAATTCCGAAACAGCTCAACTCTCCGCGACTTGA
- a CDS encoding transposase, with translation MHQEHSQARQYESHLVCRRARNALADRRITACIPSKANRKVPIPHDVVLYKQRHKIENMFGKLKDWRRIHTRYDRCAHTFFSSICIAAAVIFWL, from the coding sequence GTGCATCAGGAACATTCACAGGCGAGGCAATACGAGTCTCACCTTGTTTGTCGCCGCGCACGAAACGCGCTGGCTGATCGCAGAATCACCGCCTGCATTCCGTCAAAGGCCAACAGAAAGGTCCCAATCCCGCATGACGTTGTGCTCTACAAGCAACGTCACAAGATCGAAAACATGTTCGGAAAACTCAAAGACTGGCGTCGTATTCACACTCGATACGACCGCTGCGCCCACACCTTTTTCTCAAGCATATGCATAGCAGCGGCCGTGATCTTTTGGCTCTGA
- a CDS encoding Hsp20/alpha crystallin family protein — protein sequence MSVRDLIPWSRNNGNQVPSLLRDNDRDPFLSLHREVNRLFDDVFRGFGSGLPSFGNSATFGGGWPSVEISDTDKEIKVTAEVPGLEEKDIEVLLNDGVLMLKGEKRSESEDKDRQFSERYYGRFERRIPLSVEVKEDQVDATFRNGVLTVTLPKTEKAQSQVRRIAIKS from the coding sequence ATGAGTGTTCGTGATCTGATCCCCTGGAGCCGCAACAATGGCAACCAGGTTCCAAGTCTCTTGCGCGATAACGACCGTGATCCCTTCCTGTCGCTTCATCGCGAGGTGAACCGTCTGTTCGATGACGTCTTCCGCGGCTTTGGCTCCGGCCTGCCGTCCTTCGGCAACAGCGCCACGTTCGGGGGCGGCTGGCCGAGTGTCGAGATCTCAGATACCGACAAGGAGATCAAGGTGACGGCCGAAGTCCCCGGCCTTGAGGAAAAGGACATCGAAGTCCTGCTTAATGACGGCGTGCTGATGCTGAAGGGCGAAAAGCGCTCCGAGAGCGAGGACAAGGATCGGCAGTTCTCCGAGCGCTACTACGGCCGCTTCGAGCGCCGCATTCCGCTCAGTGTCGAGGTCAAGGAAGACCAGGTCGACGCCACCTTCAGGAACGGCGTGCTGACTGTCACCTTGCCGAAGACGGAGAAGGCGCAGTCGCAGGTCAGGCGCATCGCCATCAAGAGCTGA
- a CDS encoding Hsp20 family protein translates to MRTNLDFSPLFRSSIGFDRMLNALEAASRAETIDTWPPYDIAKTGENDYRIVMAVAGLSQDELAITQEQNMLIVAGQKANSDDVEYLHRGIAGRSFQRRFELADHVKVVGAGLVNGLLTIDLKREIPEEMKPRQIEIRTGQGMPKAETKQIEAKKQAA, encoded by the coding sequence ATGAGGACAAACCTCGATTTCTCTCCCCTCTTCCGGTCCAGCATCGGCTTCGACCGGATGTTGAACGCGCTCGAGGCTGCTAGCCGCGCCGAGACGATCGACACTTGGCCGCCTTACGATATCGCCAAAACTGGCGAGAATGATTACCGCATTGTCATGGCAGTGGCGGGCTTGTCACAGGACGAACTGGCGATCACCCAAGAGCAGAACATGCTCATCGTCGCGGGGCAGAAGGCGAACAGCGATGACGTCGAATATCTGCATCGCGGCATCGCCGGCCGTTCGTTCCAGCGTCGCTTCGAACTGGCCGACCACGTCAAGGTCGTGGGTGCGGGTCTCGTCAACGGTCTGCTGACCATCGATCTCAAGCGCGAAATCCCTGAGGAGATGAAGCCGCGCCAGATCGAGATCCGAACCGGCCAGGGAATGCCGAAGGCCGAGACCAAGCAGATCGAGGCCAAGAAGCAGGCGGCTTAA
- a CDS encoding Hsp20 family protein: MATSYDYAPLFRSSVGFDRVFNLLESAQRARSISDWPPYDIVKTGDDSYRISIAVAGFAQDDLDITFQSNLLTVTGKKQEAAAEAYLHRGIAGRPFEHRFELADHVRVNGADLKNGLLSVDLVREVPGEMKPRKIDIETAPTLEPSASPAQIEAQNAA, from the coding sequence ATGGCAACATCCTACGACTATGCACCGCTGTTCCGATCCAGCGTCGGTTTCGATCGGGTCTTCAATCTTCTCGAAAGTGCTCAGCGCGCCCGCTCGATCAGCGACTGGCCGCCCTATGACATTGTCAAGACCGGCGATGACAGCTATCGGATCTCGATCGCGGTGGCAGGTTTCGCCCAGGACGATCTCGACATCACATTCCAGTCCAACCTTCTGACCGTAACCGGCAAGAAGCAGGAGGCGGCTGCCGAAGCCTACCTTCATCGCGGCATAGCCGGCCGGCCGTTCGAACACCGGTTCGAGCTCGCCGACCATGTCAGGGTGAACGGAGCGGACCTAAAGAACGGTCTCTTGTCCGTGGATCTCGTTCGTGAGGTTCCGGGGGAAATGAAGCCGCGTAAAATCGACATCGAGACTGCGCCGACTCTTGAGCCGTCGGCTTCTCCCGCGCAGATCGAAGCGCAGAACGCCGCTTAA
- a CDS encoding DUF982 domain-containing protein, which yields MKPDMFKQPVFILVGLGFPAEVRSVMDAYRHLVEWPAALRDNAHSVALKACGAALRGEIEAETARGLFAAFAEKHDLLAPETNVIAASRLRRDRDPHVR from the coding sequence ATGAAACCCGATATGTTCAAACAGCCTGTTTTCATTCTTGTCGGCCTCGGCTTTCCGGCAGAGGTTCGCAGCGTGATGGACGCCTACCGGCATCTCGTCGAGTGGCCGGCGGCGCTCAGAGATAACGCGCACTCAGTAGCGCTTAAGGCGTGCGGAGCAGCGCTGCGCGGTGAAATCGAAGCGGAGACCGCCCGCGGCCTATTTGCCGCCTTTGCTGAAAAGCACGATCTGCTGGCGCCGGAAACCAACGTCATCGCCGCGTCTCGCCTGCGCCGGGACAGGGATCCGCACGTACGCTGA
- a CDS encoding DUF982 domain-containing protein — translation MRRNEAVYAIASAEEALGLLFSDWPVNSGLPFILAMEACAGAARGAIAEEEAQFAFLAAAMDAQVPFDFPSNPEFRD, via the coding sequence GTGAGACGCAACGAGGCGGTCTACGCGATCGCCTCGGCAGAAGAGGCGCTCGGCCTATTATTCTCTGATTGGCCAGTTAACAGCGGGCTCCCCTTCATTCTGGCGATGGAAGCGTGCGCAGGGGCCGCGAGGGGCGCCATTGCCGAAGAAGAAGCGCAGTTCGCCTTTCTTGCCGCCGCGATGGATGCGCAAGTCCCATTCGACTTCCCTAGCAACCCAGAGTTTCGCGATTAA
- the tnpA gene encoding IS66-like element accessory protein TnpA, translated as MAKVEILTGTERQRRWSTELKLSILQEAFSADGSVSDVARRHDVLPQQIYAWRKKFFPPELKSPETAFIPVSLIGASASHSDDTKKSGVRSKCKDVEIVLRNGRLLRIAADMDLQVLSSLVACVEAA; from the coding sequence ATGGCCAAGGTTGAGATCCTGACGGGTACGGAGCGACAACGTCGATGGTCCACAGAATTGAAGCTTTCGATTTTGCAAGAAGCGTTTAGTGCGGATGGGAGCGTTTCCGACGTAGCGCGCCGGCACGACGTCCTTCCGCAACAGATATACGCCTGGCGAAAGAAGTTCTTTCCACCTGAATTGAAATCTCCGGAGACCGCATTCATTCCGGTCTCGCTTATCGGAGCATCGGCGAGCCACAGCGACGATACCAAGAAGAGCGGTGTTCGGTCGAAGTGTAAAGACGTTGAGATCGTTCTGAGGAATGGCCGCTTGCTAAGAATTGCAGCGGACATGGATCTCCAGGTGTTATCGTCGCTGGTCGCTTGTGTGGAGGCAGCATGA
- the tnpB gene encoding IS66 family insertion sequence element accessory protein TnpB (TnpB, as the term is used for proteins encoded by IS66 family insertion elements, is considered an accessory protein, since TnpC, encoded by a neighboring gene, is a DDE family transposase.) has product MCGFIFDGLSALVETVIKEAPGSGAIFGFRGKRADRIKLLWWDGQGFCLFYKILERGYFPWPTAKEGVAHLTQAQLSMLVEGIDWRRPAWTSAPGRTG; this is encoded by the coding sequence ATGTGCGGGTTTATCTTTGATGGACTGTCGGCGCTCGTTGAGACGGTTATCAAGGAGGCGCCAGGTTCCGGCGCAATCTTCGGCTTCCGCGGAAAACGTGCTGATCGGATCAAACTTTTATGGTGGGATGGCCAAGGGTTCTGCCTATTTTACAAAATTTTGGAACGCGGATACTTTCCCTGGCCGACGGCGAAAGAAGGGGTTGCGCATCTGACGCAAGCCCAGTTGTCGATGCTTGTTGAGGGGATCGACTGGCGCCGACCTGCGTGGACTTCCGCTCCCGGTCGAACGGGTTAA